In Gossypium arboreum isolate Shixiya-1 chromosome 5, ASM2569848v2, whole genome shotgun sequence, a single genomic region encodes these proteins:
- the LOC108478704 gene encoding uncharacterized protein LOC108478704: MFSSSLVSRSASSSSLIGDYIGIESCSSIGIDNQYQELCCGGGGVKEPENRGRKRKINFEREIPPPIPSLAKSENQPWQSLWVLKRYYTSDGRLILREEKVRHHEYFRAHRSNGRLTLHLLMDCTHDIDHVEANEAQVQLDVKNINNDAQGGS, from the coding sequence ATGTTTAGTTCAAGCCTTGTTTCAAGAtcagcttcttcttcttctttgatcGGTGATTACATTGGCATCGAGAGTTGCTCTAGTATCGGCATTGATAACCAATACCAAGAGCTTTGCTGCGGAGGTGGCGGTGTTAAGGAGCCAGAAAATCGGGGTAGGAAGAGGAAGATTAATTTTGAGAGGGAAATTCCGCCGCCGATACCCTCGCTTGCTAAGTCCGAGAATCAGCCGTGGCAGTCGCTTTGGGTGCTTAAAAGGTATTACACTAGCGACGGACGGTTGATTCTCAGGGAAGAAAAAGTGAGACACCATGAATATTTCCGAGCTCATCGATCCAATGGTCGTTTAACGTTGCATCTCCTGATGGATTGCACCCACGACATTGATCATGTAGAAGCAAACGAGGCTCAAGTTCAACTCGATGTTAAAAACATCAATAACGACGCCCAAGGTGGTTCATAA